A single window of Toxotes jaculatrix isolate fToxJac2 chromosome 4, fToxJac2.pri, whole genome shotgun sequence DNA harbors:
- the LOC121180630 gene encoding uncharacterized protein LOC121180630 encodes MDLISKPRSKSIVWLYFGLKADEKGQPLNSGEAVCRLCRKIVLAKGGNTTNLRSHLRRRHRADFFETTSSATSGALFEAPGLDLNHDEFFEDVPFLQNASNQNYVPDAVLPPGEPWLHGGPSRAVLSLPSCLCLCEDAGSGMPGPGSSSEEPIKEMKVYAKCHLQQGVMFGPFVGEVCKGQMPASFKYAWAIRDDASFIYVDASDENKSNWMRYVTYTSSEEEHNLVVFQFYRHIYYRVSQPVTEGAELRVWIGKDYASLLGLGMGDNVKCEVGDKETALRLLQDIQLVTLPEPSSTSLWSDHSQSQSPMPVISDVTTVSNPDTANEPGGSSGSAFPSTSVVPFPSPGSHLMEKYDFMPGTEKLLSNPNATQNSPWYFFGFEPDPTGRPLDRSSAVCKLCVEHVGCAGGAADLQNHLTNKHHIRPRDSNKDRSLLIIGQQRCQPMMGNSGLVSAFPLVLASQVTDAIANFLVMDLQPPALVDGEGFRQLIHTLLPSCKELPSPCQLENLLKEHHTKSKASLAQLLRRKTGSGENEEISDYTAPIEFEPRRRGRPPSHGREVPYFVTLSVDVWSHSWQGNIERYLTLWAHYIDSNFSFQNLALATQRLTESGVTDYTLRAMETQVKAMAQEWGIFQPNLVLLGGEGRNKMMLRPIKSEKGREAAGSIPHPNSTTFLERDDSVSPEEPHGSEHSHSREGLPSVPCFFSAVQDCIEEVMSHPVISKTLCQFQGIFSTLFLPPAQNISSYQHHVQSLLQTLTKQDQADLKSWAHSRPAWNKLYPLLSLLIKHKSLVCDIVKEVKGEGLSKDETAPETSSSGSCHANSTSSTSSANVTMRSEWKAIEDLCLVLKPLDVACRTLAKEVFPRLSLIKPILIGLLSRHLVSRPADSSSIVKEVKRMMRRNLASCYNNPVVNRALCVACSLDPQFHGLGFMEEKEQTATFDWLKKEAIRIVKEDRRRSQGKKQSQIKRSPSPGSPESESDFLRRSKRLRESRPINFREVIDEDEESDVGETDENEPAEPGSQGGLSGMEFLLGDLFCSAPQSRQSSVEESIDMEMSVFRADKGASLGVEPLQWWRTKAVQFPLLATVARAYLAAPAVAGNAAQAFVQEGAGATYRKRANIPPESLDTILFLHHNHMLTTDSGQTAVRNDDRNSVFEKVS; translated from the exons ATGGATCTTATCAGCAAACCAAGGAGCAAGTCTATAGTGTGGCTGTATTTTGGCTTGAAAGCAGATGAAAAGGGACAGCCTTTGAACTCTGGCGAGGCCGTTTGTCGTTTATGCCGAAAAATAGTGCTTGCAAAAGGCGGAAATACCACGAATTTAAGAAGTCATCTGAGACGAAGACATCGTGCAGATTTTTTCGAGACCACTTCCTCCGCGACCTCTGGAGCTTTGTTTGAGGCACCAG gtttGGATCTCAACCATGATGAATTCTTTGAGGATGTTCCGTTTCTCCAGAATGCTTCAAATCAGAACTATGTCCCAGATGCCGTGCTGCCGCCTGGGGAGCCGTGGCTCCATGGCGGCCCCTCCCGAGCAGTGCTGTCCCTGCCTTcctgcctgtgcctgtgtgaggACGCTGGGTCTGGGATGCCTGGTCCTGGATCTTCTAGCGAGGAGCCTATAAAAGAGATGAAGGTGTACGCCAAATGTCACCTTCAGCAAGGCGTCATGTTTGGACCCTTTGTCGGAGAAGTGTGCAAGGGACAAATGCCAGCCAGCTTCAAATATGCCTGGGCT ATTAGGGATGATGCTTCTTTCATCTACGTCGATGCTTCTGATGAAAACAAATCCAACTGGATGAG GTATGTAACATATACGAGCAGCGAGGAGGAACACAATCTGGTTGTCTTCCAGTTTTACCGTCACATCTACTACAGAGTTTCCCAGCCTGTCACGGAGGGAGCAGAGCTCAGGGTCTGGATTGGCAAGGATTATGCCTCCCTGCTGGGTCTGGGGATGG GCGACAATGTGAAATGTGAGGTTGGAGACAAGGAGACAGCTCTGCGCCTCCTGCAGGACATCCAATTAGTCACCCTTCCAGAGCCCAGCAGCACTTCCCTTTGGTCAGATCACAGTCAATCACAGAGCCCCATGCCTGTCATCAGTGATGTGACGACAGTGTCAAACCCGGACACAGCTAATGAGCCAGGCGGGAGTTCTGGCTCTGCCTTCCCCTCCACCTCCGTGGTCCCCTTCCCGTCACCTGGCTCTCATTTGATGGAAAAGTATGATTTCATGCCTGGAACTGAGAAACTGCTGAGTAATCCGAACGCCACGCAAAACAGCCCGTGGTACTTTTTTGGGTTCGAGCCAGACCCAACCGGCCGGCCTCTGGACCGGAGCTCTGCGGTTTGTAAGCTATGTGTGGAGCATGTGGGCTGTGCTGGGGGAGCAGCAGACCTCCAAAACCACCTGACCAACAAGCACCACATCAGACCACGTGACAGTAACAAGGATCGGAGTCTTCTGATAATAG gTCAACAGCGCTGTCAGCCAATGATGGGTAACAGCGGTCTGGTCAGCGCATTCCCCCTGGTTTTGGCTTCTCAGGTGACCGATGCCATCGCCAACTTTCTTGTCATGGATCTCCAGCCTCCAGCCTTGGTAGACGGGGAAGGTTTCAGACAGCTGATCcacaccctcctcccctcctgcaAGGAGCTCCCGTCACCTTGTCAGCTGGAGAACCTCCTGAAAGAACACCACACCAAAAGCAAGGCGAGCCTGGCTCAGCTGCTcaggaggaaaacaggaagtggagaaaatgaggagaTATCTGACTACACTGCTCCCATTGAGTTTGAGCCCCGGAGACGCGGGCGACCTCCCAGCCATGGAAGGGAAGTTCCTTACTTTGTCACTTTAAGTGTGGATGTTTGGTCCCACAGCTGGCAGGGCAACATCGAGAGGTACCTCACCCTCTGGGCACACTACATAGACTctaatttcagttttcaaaacTTGGCCCTGGCAACCCAAAGACTGACAGAGAGTGGGGTGACAGACTACACGCTTCGAGCTATGGAGACTCAAGTGAAAGCGATGGCACAGGAGTGGGGAATCTTCCAGCCCAATCTGGTCCTGctgggaggggagggaaggaatAAGATGATGTTGAGGCCAATAAAAAGTGAGAAAGGTAGAGAGGCTGCGGGAAGCATCCCTCACCCAAACTCAACAACATTTCTGGAGAGGGATGACTCTGTGTCACCCGAGGAACCACATGGCTCTGAGCACAGCCATTCACGTGAGGGACTACCCTCTGTCCCATGTTTTTTCAGTGCTGTACAGGACTGCAttgaggaagtgatgtcacatcCTGTTATCTCCAAGACCCTCTGCCAATTCCAGGGTATTTTCTCAACCCTGTTCCTGCCACCTGCTCAGAACATAAGCTCATATCAGCATCACGTCCAGAGTCTGCTGCAGACCCTTACGAAACAAGACCAGGCGGATCTGAAGTCATGGGCTCATAGTCGGCCAGCGTGGAATAAGCTGTACCCTCTACTGAGCTTGCTCATCAAACATAAAAGCCTCGTCTGTGATATAGTAAAAGAGGTCAAAGGGGAGGGCTTGTCTAAAGATGAAACTGCTCCAGAAACCAGTTCATCTGGCAGCTGCCACGCAAACTCGACTTCCAGCACGTCCTCAGCAAACGTCACGATGCGTTCTGAGTGGAAGGCCATTGAGGACCTGTGTCTGGTCCTCAAACCTCTGGACGTGGCATGTCGAACCCTCGCCAAGGAGGTCTTCCCCCGTCTGTCCCTCATCAAACCCATTCTCATCGGCCTGCTCTCCCGCCACCTCGTGTCCCGGCCGGCAGATTCGTCATCCATCGTAAAAGAGGTGAAGAGGATGATGAGGCGGAACTTGGCCAGCTGTTACAATAACCCTGTCGTCAACAGGGCTCTGTGTGTGGCATGTTCCCTCGACCCCCAGTTCCATGGGCTCGGGTTCATGGAGGAGAAG GAGCAGACGGCCACTTTTGATTGGCTAAAGAAAGAAGCCATCAGGATTGTGaaggaggacaggagaaggAGCCAAGGTAAGAAGCAGAGCCAGATTAAGAGAAGCCCTTCCCCTGGGTCACCAGAGTCCGAGAGTGACTTCCTGCGGAGGAGCAAACGCCTCAGAGAATCCCGCCCTATAAACTTTAGAGAGGTCatagatgaagatgaagagagtGACGTAGGAGAGACCGATGAGAACGAGCCAGCAGAACCAGGCTCTCAGGGCGGGCTCTCTGGTATGGAGTTCCTGCTGGGAGacctgttctgctctgctcccCAGAGCAGGCAGAGCTCTGTGGAAGAGTCTATAGACATGGAGATGTCTGTCTTCAGAGCCGACAAGGGGGCCTCTCTGGGAGTGGAGCCTCTGCAGTGGTGGAGGACGAAGGCAGTACAGTTTCCGCTCTTGGCCACAGTGGCCCGGGCCTACCTGGCTGCACCTGCCGTAGCAGGTAACGCTGCACAGGCCTTTGTGCAGGAAGGAGCAGGAGCTACGTACAGGAAAAGAGCTAATATTCCACCAGAAAGTTTGGACACCATCTTGTTCCTTCACCACAACCACATGCTCACCACTGACTCTGGGCAAACAGCAGTTAGGAATGATGACAGGAACAGTGTGTTTGAAAAGGTctcataa
- the slc43a3a gene encoding solute carrier family 43 member 3a isoform X1, protein MQGYEGGTRLRYRLTLASGMLECLCFAGVVFGYASLVFVLKEDGYFSQLCDSVAGANDTQTSTVVSSQKIALTDCSRQDEKFSLVFTIASFLNNFLNIVNGYVFDRFGTMVTRLLGISLYTTGTLLVAFSSAAFSELLFPALSCIAVGGILLLLTNMQVGNLFATHRSTIITLYNGAFDSSSAVFLIIKVLYEQGICLRSSFLVLSVCSIIHLVRTFLLMPVTHIPYPLPQYYTYGLKCGKANTYNVERFERMREGAMTVSQESSGRDNTPPAPEDGTEPQDSGKVASFRSCVLSWFFLWHLLWLSIMQLRHYLFIGTLNPMLNRLANNDPNLVSQYTNAFAITQLCGVLCAPWNGLIMDRHKGKPLAPGETEQEADLRSSALSLFLTSLQCLFFSVCASVPLLPLQYLTFALQVLNRSFLYGGNAAFISIAFPASHFGKLYGLVMSMSAVISLLQYPCFALVKGALGGDPFVVDIALTVLTLLVFIHPVYVFIHCRKLAQSRQDNTQTEAANGSKLAEDKL, encoded by the exons ATGCAGGGCTATGAGGGTGGCACCAGGCTGCGCTACCGGCTGACTCTGGCCTCGGGGATGCTGGAGTGTCTGTGCTTCGCCGGTGTGGTGTTTGGCTATGCCTCTCTGGTGTTTGTGCTGAAGGAGGATGGGTACTTCAGTCAGCTGTGCGACAGTGTTGCAGGTGCCAACgacacacaaacaagtacaG TGGTGTCTTCTCAAAAAATTGCACTCACAGACTGTAGTAGACAGGATGAGAAGTTCTCCCTGGTCTTCACCATCGCCTCGTTTCTCAACAACTTCTTGAATATCGTCAATGGCTACGTGTTTGATCGATTTGGTACCATGGTGACCAGGCTGCTGGGAAT AAGTTTGTACACGACTGGGACCCTTCTTGTGGCCTTTTCCAGTGCAG CATTTTCAGAGCTGCTTTTTCCTGCCTTGTCCTGCATCGCTGTGGGAGGAATTCTGCTCCTTCTAACTAACATGCAG GTGGGCAACCTGTTTGCGACGCACCGCTCCACCATCATCACGCTCTACAACGGTGCCTTtgactcctcctctgctgtgttcCTCATCATCAAG GTACTGTATGAACAGGGAATCTGTCTCCGCTCCTCCTTCCTTGTTTTGTCCGTCTGTAGCATCATACACCTGGTGAGGACTTTCCTGCTGATGCCCGTAACACACATCCCGTACCCTCTGCCACAATACTACACCTACGG ACTGAAATGTGGAAAGGCCAACACTTACAATGTGGAGAGGTTTGAGAGGATGAGGGAGGGCGCGATGACAGTGTCACAGGAGTCCAGTGGGAGGGACAACACGCCACCAGCACCTGAGGATGGGACGGAGCCCCAAGACTCTGGAAAAG TGGCGAGTTTCCGGAGCTGTGTGTTGTCTTGGTTCTTCCTGTGGCACCTGCTCTGGTTGTCCATCATGCAGCTGAGACATTACCTCTTCATTGGCACACTCAACCCCATGCTCAACCGCCTGGCTAACAATGACCCCAACCTGG taagtcagtacaccAACGCTTTTGCCATTACCCAGCTGTGTGGAGTACTGTGTGCTCCCTGGAACGGACTCATCATGGACAGACACAAGGGAAAGCCTCTGGCTCCTG GAGAAACGGAGCAGGAGGCGGACCTGCGCTCCtccgctctgtctctgttcctgACCTCCCTGCAGTGCCTGTTCTTCTCTGTGTGCGCCTCcgttcctctcctccctctgcagtaTCTCACCTTTGCTCTTCAAGTCCTCAATCGCTCCTTCCTCTATGGCGGAAATGCAGCCTTCATTAGCATCGC ttttccAGCCTCTCACTTTGGGAAGCTGTACGGCCTGGTGATGTCCATGTCTGCTGtcatctctctgctgcagtACCCCTGCTTCGCCCTCGTCAAAGGAGCCCTGGGTGGAGACCCCTTtgtt GTGGACATTGCTCTAACTGTCCTGACTCTGCTGGTGTTCATACATCCTGTCTACGTCTTCATCCACTGTAGGAAACTAGCCCAGAGCAGGCAGGACAACACCCAGACTGAGGCTGCTAATGGCTCCAAACTGGCTGAAGACAAGTTATAG
- the ccdc175 gene encoding coiled-coil domain-containing protein 175: MASCLVPDFPAVMVALEHLKELDKQLKDEGVPFAPEASLHLAEMTAAITDLESERRAAHEHLEVETIENSKLRHQISNIRERMSQEIMADVAAARASNAEEIEQLHKDLNTVSQLQEATVERQEALLSLNEVLYPQREQVKAEHEEIIAALNEQITLKYGLQMQLDQTQEQIEELKSCIAAVEQGRTTLEQNMALEREAFTGKKDNLSREVDQIDEKIKQQKQVIRRRRKELDRVNNKKQETHSHLGELTTDVAKLENNLQRLTASRCQLEKHLEGETQKHHDLRQQRETLKKELCELGEAFSLAIQRLKEEIATVQAKIEAGRASRLHYQDNLAQIYEIFKRQHDEENEVRAEHFHVSQQLERSRLQLEERIASIVKHSKDIKEMDKQIRELLEADTINKRVFERNQEELCGNVDTERKNISHLEEEKSRLKRLLEEAKRMQEEYMAKMTADISNTRMRYEELQQEEAALLQRQPKSTDADLLRSYVTQCEAENRQIEIKHHQEIQQCTAETESITRSNEEKQREVKEKEDMLKEAEAKWNEEQSRHQRLQTLTSELRCRRTELELSIQGLKEKTSSLLQPKEEMKAELEEMRAGYVDVLDKQASELRAVEVSVYNNSVKLDQVRMENSRLHLCIRQMTEDVSRARRNKDRYCQEIHQFNQDLNALFESLQEAWREDLLVTQDCQSSDGVLLVSMRALLNHLKNRRQQLGDVNTLLHQQMLDFSKRLGDKTAINQQR; this comes from the coding sequence atggcttcTTGCTTGGTCCCTGACTTCCCGGCCGTCATGGTTGCTCTCGAGCATTTAAAGGAACTGGACAAACAGCTGAAAGACGAGGGAGTACCATTCGCACCTGAAGCCAGCCTCCATCTGGCAGAGATGACCGCTGCTATTACTGACCTGGAGTCGGAGCGACGTGCTGCCCATGAACATTTAGAAGTGGAAACCATAGAAAACAGTAAGTTAAGACACCAAATTAGCAACATACGTGAACGAATGAGCCAGGAAATAATGGCTGACGTTGCAGCAGCCCGGGCATCTAACGCCGAGGAGATAGAGCAGCTGCACAAAGACCTAAACACAGTCTCTCAGCTACAAGAAGCCACTGTAGAGAGGCAGGAAGCCCTCTTGAGCCTAAACGAAGTGCTGTATCCTCAGCGAGAACAGGTGAAAGCTGAGCACGAAGAGATCATTGCTGCTCTGAATGAGCAAATCACCCTAAAGTATGGCTTGCAAATGCAGCTGGATCAGACACAGGAGCAGATAGAGGAGTTGAAGTCCTGCATCGCTGCTGTTGAACAGGGCAGAACAACACTGGAGCAAAACATGGCGCTGGAGAGAGAGGCTTTCACTGGGAAAAAAGACAACCTGTCCAGAGAAGTGGATCAGATAGATgagaaaataaagcagcagaagcAAGTGATCAGGAGGCGCAGAAAAGAGCTGGACAGAgttaacaacaaaaaacaagaaacccACAGCCATCTGGGAGAGCTCACGACTGATGTGGCCAAGCTAGAGAACAATTTACAAAGACTGACAGCATCTCGGTGCCAGTTGGAGAAACACCTGGAAGGGGAGACCCAAAAGCATCACGATCTGAggcaacagagagaaacactgaagaaGGAGTTGTGTGAGTTAGGAGAGGCGTTCAGCCTTGCCATTCAGCGCCTTAAAGAGGAAATTGCCACAGTGCAGGCTAAAATAGAGGCGGGTCGAGCATCACGGTTGCACTATCAAGACAATCTGGCTCAGATCTATGAGATATTCAAGCGGCAGCATGATGAAGAGAACGAAGTAAGGGCGGAGCATTTCCATGTCTCACAGCAGCTGGAGCGGTccaggctgcagctggaggaaCGCATTGCCTCCATAGTCAAACACAGCAAGGACATTAAAGAGATGGACAAGCAGATCAGAGAACTCCTGGAAGCTGACACGATCAACAAGCGTGTGTTTGAGAGGAATCAGGAGGAGCTGTGTGGTAACgtggacacagagaggaagaacatCAGCCATcttgaggaggagaagagcaggCTAAAGAGACTCCTGGAGGAGGCGAAGAGGATGCAGGAGGAATACATGGCGAAAATGACCGCTGACATCAGTAACACCAGAATGAGATATGAGGAGCTGCAACAAGAGGAGGCTGCACTCCTGCAGCGTCAGCCGAAGAGCACAGATGCCGACTTGCTAAGGAGCTACGTGACCCAGTGTGAAGCTGAGAACAGACAAATAGAGATCAAACACCATCAGGAAATACAGCAATGCACTGCTGAGACTGAGAGCATCACAAGGAGCAAcgaggagaagcagagggaggtgaaggagaaggaggacatGCTGAAGGAGGCGGAGGCCAAGTGGAATGAGGAGCAAAGCAGGCACCAGAGACTGCAAACGCTCACCTCTGAGCTGAGGTGCCGGAGGACTGAGCTGGAGCTGTCAATTCAAGGGTTGAAGGAGAAAACCAGCTCTCTGCTTCAGCCCAAAGAGGAGATGAAGGCTGAGCTGGAGGAAATGCGAGCTGGTTACGTGGATGTGCTCGACAAGCAGGCctcagagctgagagctgtAGAAGTGAGCGTCTATAACAATAGTGTGAAACTGGACCAGGTCAGGATGGAGAACAGCAGGCTGCATCTCTGTATCAGACAGATGACAGAGGACGTTAGCAGAGCCAGGAGGAACAAAGACAGATACTGTCAGGAGATTCACCAGTTCAACCAGGACCTCAATGCCTTATTCGAGAGTTTACAGGAGGCATGGAGAGAGGATTTATTGGTAACCCAGGACTGTCAGAGCAGTGATGGAGTTCTGCTGGTGTCCATGCGTGCTCTGTTGAACCATCTGAAGAATAGGAGACAGCAGTTAGGAGATGTCAACACACTCCTGCACCAACAGATGTTAGATTTTAGCAAACGACTGGGAGATAAAACAGCTATAAACCAGCAACGCTGA
- the LOC121180633 gene encoding uncharacterized protein LOC121180633, whose amino-acid sequence MELTANIMSTDRRDSRDNLDLFGSDMTTKEEIILKEEDESQEEVNTSDIYRHAMVSDLQLDELEDSRTEISKVTKKQTTWAVNCFTGWLESQGLQVDLTTVEKTELNKLLRHFYGSVRNSKGELYGIASYIALRAGLNRYFKEPPVVRLVCLMRDAEFTSANKVFLGVLKRIRKSGRDITSHHQALSPADIRILRHSHAMDTSTPRGLLNKVWFDIQVHFGRRGKQANRNLKPDSFVIRKDERGLRYCTLNFADETKIYTEKDRCSMFEKPGSKLCPITSLLKYLSKLPSNAAALYLQPKKEQTDDMWYSHIPLGVNYLGSMLARMCKEAGTSVIYTNHCIRSTPFHQLCDTGLEGREIITASVHRSESSPQSHQTTTVRGQKQWSEILAEKDPAGPAGLPPNKWAPLTEVHSTTRILHHCCSGFIILLSG is encoded by the exons ATGGAGCTAACGGCTAACATTATGAGCACAGACCGGAGGGATTCTCGTGACAATCTGGATTTGTTTGGATCTGATATGACAACTAAAGAGGAGATAATACTGAAAGAAGAGGATGAGTCACAAGAAGAGGTGAATACCAGTGATATTTATAGACATGCAATGGTATCAGACCTGCAGCTGGATGAACTTGAAGACAGCAGGACTGAGATAAGTAAGGTTACAAAAAAGCAGACGACATGGGCTGTAAACTGCTTCACTGGCTGGTTGGAGTCTCAGGGGCTCCAGGTGGACCTGACTACAGTGGAGAAGACTGAGCTGAACAAGCTGCTGAGACACTTCTATGGGTCAGTACGAAACAGCAAAGGAGAGCTGTATGGGATCGCCAGTTACATTGCACTGAGAGCTGGGCTCAACCGTTACTTTAAAGAGCCTCCTGTGGTCCGCCTTGTGTGCTTAATGAGAGATGCTGAGTTCACCTCGGCCAACAAGGTGTTCTTGGGAGTGCTGAAGAGAATCAGGAAGTCGGGCCGAGACATAACATCACACCATCAGGCACTGTCACCTGCTGACATCCGTATCCTAAGACACTCGCATGCAATGGACACCAGCACTCCAAGGGGACTTCTGAACAAAGTCTGGTTTGATATACAGGTACATTTCGGCCGCAGAGGGAAGCAGGCCAACAGGAATCTGAAGCCGGATTCATTTGTAATCAGAAAAGACGAGAGAGGACTGAGATACTGCACCTTAAATTTtgctgatgagacaaaaatctATACTGAGAAGGACCGATGCTCTATGTTTGAGAAGCCAGGCAGTAAACTCTGTCCCATCACTTCTCTTTTAAAGTACCTCAGCAAACTCCCATCCAACGCAGCTGCCCTTTACTTGCAGCCTAAGAAGGAGCAAACAGATGATATGTGGTACAGCCACATCCCACTAGGAGTCAATTATCTGGGCTCAATGTTGGCTCGCATGTGTAAAGAAGCAGGGACGTCGGTGATCTACACCAATCACTGCATCAGAAGCACGCCCTTTCACCAACTGTGTGACACGGGACTGGAGGGGAGAGAGATTATCACTGCCAGTGTGCACAG GTCTGAAAGCTCCCCCCAAAGTCACCAGACAACTACTGTCAGGGGCCAAAAGCAGTGGAGTGAGATTTTGGCAGAGAAAGATCCAGCTGGCCCAGCAGGTTTGCCACCAAACAAGTGGGCACCCCTAACAGAAGTTCACTCAACCACACGCATTTTGCACCACTGCTGCAGTGGATTCATTATTCTACTGTCCGGGTGA
- the slc43a3a gene encoding solute carrier family 43 member 3a isoform X2, producing MQGYEGGTRLRYRLTLASGMLECLCFAGVVFGYASLVFVLKEDGYFSQLCDSVAGANDTQTSTDCSRQDEKFSLVFTIASFLNNFLNIVNGYVFDRFGTMVTRLLGISLYTTGTLLVAFSSAAFSELLFPALSCIAVGGILLLLTNMQVGNLFATHRSTIITLYNGAFDSSSAVFLIIKVLYEQGICLRSSFLVLSVCSIIHLVRTFLLMPVTHIPYPLPQYYTYGLKCGKANTYNVERFERMREGAMTVSQESSGRDNTPPAPEDGTEPQDSGKVASFRSCVLSWFFLWHLLWLSIMQLRHYLFIGTLNPMLNRLANNDPNLVSQYTNAFAITQLCGVLCAPWNGLIMDRHKGKPLAPGETEQEADLRSSALSLFLTSLQCLFFSVCASVPLLPLQYLTFALQVLNRSFLYGGNAAFISIAFPASHFGKLYGLVMSMSAVISLLQYPCFALVKGALGGDPFVVDIALTVLTLLVFIHPVYVFIHCRKLAQSRQDNTQTEAANGSKLAEDKL from the exons ATGCAGGGCTATGAGGGTGGCACCAGGCTGCGCTACCGGCTGACTCTGGCCTCGGGGATGCTGGAGTGTCTGTGCTTCGCCGGTGTGGTGTTTGGCTATGCCTCTCTGGTGTTTGTGCTGAAGGAGGATGGGTACTTCAGTCAGCTGTGCGACAGTGTTGCAGGTGCCAACgacacacaaacaagtacaG ACTGTAGTAGACAGGATGAGAAGTTCTCCCTGGTCTTCACCATCGCCTCGTTTCTCAACAACTTCTTGAATATCGTCAATGGCTACGTGTTTGATCGATTTGGTACCATGGTGACCAGGCTGCTGGGAAT AAGTTTGTACACGACTGGGACCCTTCTTGTGGCCTTTTCCAGTGCAG CATTTTCAGAGCTGCTTTTTCCTGCCTTGTCCTGCATCGCTGTGGGAGGAATTCTGCTCCTTCTAACTAACATGCAG GTGGGCAACCTGTTTGCGACGCACCGCTCCACCATCATCACGCTCTACAACGGTGCCTTtgactcctcctctgctgtgttcCTCATCATCAAG GTACTGTATGAACAGGGAATCTGTCTCCGCTCCTCCTTCCTTGTTTTGTCCGTCTGTAGCATCATACACCTGGTGAGGACTTTCCTGCTGATGCCCGTAACACACATCCCGTACCCTCTGCCACAATACTACACCTACGG ACTGAAATGTGGAAAGGCCAACACTTACAATGTGGAGAGGTTTGAGAGGATGAGGGAGGGCGCGATGACAGTGTCACAGGAGTCCAGTGGGAGGGACAACACGCCACCAGCACCTGAGGATGGGACGGAGCCCCAAGACTCTGGAAAAG TGGCGAGTTTCCGGAGCTGTGTGTTGTCTTGGTTCTTCCTGTGGCACCTGCTCTGGTTGTCCATCATGCAGCTGAGACATTACCTCTTCATTGGCACACTCAACCCCATGCTCAACCGCCTGGCTAACAATGACCCCAACCTGG taagtcagtacaccAACGCTTTTGCCATTACCCAGCTGTGTGGAGTACTGTGTGCTCCCTGGAACGGACTCATCATGGACAGACACAAGGGAAAGCCTCTGGCTCCTG GAGAAACGGAGCAGGAGGCGGACCTGCGCTCCtccgctctgtctctgttcctgACCTCCCTGCAGTGCCTGTTCTTCTCTGTGTGCGCCTCcgttcctctcctccctctgcagtaTCTCACCTTTGCTCTTCAAGTCCTCAATCGCTCCTTCCTCTATGGCGGAAATGCAGCCTTCATTAGCATCGC ttttccAGCCTCTCACTTTGGGAAGCTGTACGGCCTGGTGATGTCCATGTCTGCTGtcatctctctgctgcagtACCCCTGCTTCGCCCTCGTCAAAGGAGCCCTGGGTGGAGACCCCTTtgtt GTGGACATTGCTCTAACTGTCCTGACTCTGCTGGTGTTCATACATCCTGTCTACGTCTTCATCCACTGTAGGAAACTAGCCCAGAGCAGGCAGGACAACACCCAGACTGAGGCTGCTAATGGCTCCAAACTGGCTGAAGACAAGTTATAG